One window of the Canis aureus isolate CA01 chromosome 17, VMU_Caureus_v.1.0, whole genome shotgun sequence genome contains the following:
- the TGDS gene encoding dTDP-D-glucose 4,6-dehydratase isoform X2: MIINLDKLDYCASLKNLETISNKQNYKFIQGDICNSHFVKLLFETEKIDIVLHFAAQTHVDLSFVRAFEFTYVNVYGTHVLVSAAHEARVEKFIYVSTDEVYGGSLDKEFDESSPKQPTNPYASSKAAAECFVQSYWERYKFPAVITRSSNVYGPHQYPEKVIPKFISLLQHNRKCCIHGSGLQTRNFLYATDVVEAFLTVLKKGKPGEIYNIGTNFEMSVLQLAKELIQLIKETSSESEMETWVDYVNDRPTNDMRYPMKSEKIQGLGWRPKVPWKEGIKKTIDWYRENFHNWKNAEKALEPFPVQPPFV; this comes from the exons ATGATCATAAATCTAGACAAG CTGGATTACTGTGCAAGCCTGAAGAATCTTGAAACCATTTCTaacaaacaaaactacaaatTTATACAG GGTGACATATGTAATTCTCACTTTGTGAAACTGCTTTTTGAAACAGAGAAAATAGATATAGTACTACATTTTGCTGCACAAACACATGTAG atctttcatttGTACGTGCCTTTGAATTTACGTATGTTAATGTCTATGGCACTCATGTTTTGGTAAGTGCTGCTCATGAAGCCAGAGTGGAGAAGTTTATTTATGTTAGCACAGATGAAGTATATGGAGGCAGTCTTGATAAG gaatttgATGAATCTTCACCCAAACAGCCTACAAATCCTTATGCATCATCTAAAGCAGCTGCTGAGTGTTTTGTACAGTCTTATTGGGAACGATATAAA TTTCCAGCTGTCATCACACGAAGCAGTAATGTTTACGGACCACATCAGTATCCAGAAAAG gtTATTCCAAAGTTTATATCTTTGCTACAACACAACAGGAAATG cTGCATTCATGGATCAGGACTTCAAACAAGAAATTTCCTTTATGCTACTGATGTAGTAGAAGCATTTCTCACTGTCCTCAAGAAGGGAAAACCAGGTGAAATTTATAACATCGGAACCAATTTTGAAATGTCAGTTCTCCAGCTTGCCAAAGAACTAATACAACTg ATCAAAGAGACCAGTTCAGAGTCTGAAATGGAAACCTGGGTGGATTATGTTAATGATAG accTACCAATGACATGAGATATCCAATGAAGTCAGAAAAAATACAGGGCTTAGGATGGAGACCCAAAGTGCCttggaaagaaggaataaagaaaacaa tTGACTGGTACAGAGAGAATTTTCACAACTGGAAGAATGCAGAAAAGGCATTAGAGCCCTTTCCAGTACAACCACCATTTGTATAG
- the TGDS gene encoding dTDP-D-glucose 4,6-dehydratase isoform X1, giving the protein MSAAGRAEPLGPPSSFAKRLLVTGGAGFIASHVIVSLVEDYPNYMIINLDKLDYCASLKNLETISNKQNYKFIQGDICNSHFVKLLFETEKIDIVLHFAAQTHVDLSFVRAFEFTYVNVYGTHVLVSAAHEARVEKFIYVSTDEVYGGSLDKEFDESSPKQPTNPYASSKAAAECFVQSYWERYKFPAVITRSSNVYGPHQYPEKVIPKFISLLQHNRKCCIHGSGLQTRNFLYATDVVEAFLTVLKKGKPGEIYNIGTNFEMSVLQLAKELIQLIKETSSESEMETWVDYVNDRPTNDMRYPMKSEKIQGLGWRPKVPWKEGIKKTIDWYRENFHNWKNAEKALEPFPVQPPFV; this is encoded by the exons ATGTCGGCTGCAGGCCGGGCGGAGCCCTTGGGTCCTCCCAGCAGCTTTGCGAAGCGGCTCCTGGTGACCGGGGGTGCTGGTTTCAT CGCATCACATGTGATTGTCTCTTTAGTAGAAGATTATCCAAACTATATGATCATAAATCTAGACAAG CTGGATTACTGTGCAAGCCTGAAGAATCTTGAAACCATTTCTaacaaacaaaactacaaatTTATACAG GGTGACATATGTAATTCTCACTTTGTGAAACTGCTTTTTGAAACAGAGAAAATAGATATAGTACTACATTTTGCTGCACAAACACATGTAG atctttcatttGTACGTGCCTTTGAATTTACGTATGTTAATGTCTATGGCACTCATGTTTTGGTAAGTGCTGCTCATGAAGCCAGAGTGGAGAAGTTTATTTATGTTAGCACAGATGAAGTATATGGAGGCAGTCTTGATAAG gaatttgATGAATCTTCACCCAAACAGCCTACAAATCCTTATGCATCATCTAAAGCAGCTGCTGAGTGTTTTGTACAGTCTTATTGGGAACGATATAAA TTTCCAGCTGTCATCACACGAAGCAGTAATGTTTACGGACCACATCAGTATCCAGAAAAG gtTATTCCAAAGTTTATATCTTTGCTACAACACAACAGGAAATG cTGCATTCATGGATCAGGACTTCAAACAAGAAATTTCCTTTATGCTACTGATGTAGTAGAAGCATTTCTCACTGTCCTCAAGAAGGGAAAACCAGGTGAAATTTATAACATCGGAACCAATTTTGAAATGTCAGTTCTCCAGCTTGCCAAAGAACTAATACAACTg ATCAAAGAGACCAGTTCAGAGTCTGAAATGGAAACCTGGGTGGATTATGTTAATGATAG accTACCAATGACATGAGATATCCAATGAAGTCAGAAAAAATACAGGGCTTAGGATGGAGACCCAAAGTGCCttggaaagaaggaataaagaaaacaa tTGACTGGTACAGAGAGAATTTTCACAACTGGAAGAATGCAGAAAAGGCATTAGAGCCCTTTCCAGTACAACCACCATTTGTATAG